In one Bradyrhizobium sp. 4 genomic region, the following are encoded:
- a CDS encoding MltA domain-containing protein, translated as MAPEARIKAFLKTSATALCAGAVALSSFSLGAEAARRHYRSHHHHLPELPAAPPRALPYPQLPLPFEIPGAQYLPLAWADVKGWGDDNHLAAYKTFRASCRPISAQTGAPEPKALGATLAEPCRVAKSLEPTDGASAKTFFEENFAPLRISRLGEPDGFVTGYYEPVLEGSRTQTDVYNVPVYRRPSNLFVRGYKQDSVSLPNKGPVYRKIGRRKLVPYYDRAEIEDGKIAGRGLEIAWLKDPTDLLFAQIQGSARIKFDDGGTVRLNYDAYNGYPYTAVGRILIERGIIPKEEMSMQKIREWMAQTPDGARELRRQNRSYIFFREVNLSDKEEAVGAQGIPLTAGRSIAVDKSLHVYGTPFFIEGELPIDSERAKTPFHRLMIAQDTGSAIIGPARADLYFGAGQEAGRVSGRLRHAMHFVMLVPKGVDPTARAARLPVPDPRPSEKIAKLFPQTETAKDKSAAAVAQSTSETVAVAGPVPLPVPRPVIEPVQEPRRPVKNRSHRQQ; from the coding sequence TTGGCACCGGAAGCGCGAATTAAGGCTTTCCTGAAGACCAGCGCGACGGCGCTTTGCGCAGGTGCCGTCGCGCTGTCGTCGTTTTCCCTCGGCGCCGAGGCGGCGCGGCGCCACTATCGCAGCCATCACCATCATCTTCCGGAATTGCCTGCCGCGCCGCCGCGCGCCTTGCCGTATCCGCAGCTTCCGCTGCCGTTCGAGATTCCCGGCGCGCAATATCTGCCGCTGGCCTGGGCCGACGTGAAGGGCTGGGGCGACGACAATCATCTCGCCGCCTACAAGACCTTTCGCGCCAGCTGCCGTCCGATCAGCGCGCAGACCGGCGCTCCCGAACCCAAGGCTTTGGGCGCCACGCTGGCCGAACCCTGCCGGGTCGCCAAATCGCTCGAGCCTACCGACGGCGCCAGCGCCAAAACCTTCTTCGAGGAGAATTTCGCGCCGCTGCGGATCTCTCGCCTCGGCGAGCCCGACGGTTTCGTCACCGGCTATTACGAGCCGGTGCTGGAGGGATCGCGCACGCAGACCGACGTCTACAACGTCCCGGTCTATCGCCGCCCGTCGAACCTTTTCGTGCGCGGCTACAAGCAGGATTCGGTCAGCCTGCCCAACAAGGGCCCGGTCTATCGCAAGATCGGCCGCCGCAAGCTCGTGCCCTATTACGACCGCGCCGAGATCGAGGACGGCAAGATCGCCGGCCGCGGACTCGAGATTGCCTGGCTGAAGGACCCGACCGATCTGCTGTTCGCCCAGATCCAGGGCTCGGCGCGGATCAAGTTCGACGACGGCGGCACGGTCCGGCTCAATTACGATGCCTATAACGGCTATCCCTATACGGCGGTCGGTCGCATCCTGATCGAGCGCGGCATCATTCCGAAGGAAGAGATGTCGATGCAGAAGATCAGGGAGTGGATGGCGCAGACCCCCGACGGCGCCAGGGAGCTGCGGCGCCAGAACCGCTCCTACATCTTCTTCCGCGAGGTCAATCTGTCCGACAAGGAGGAGGCGGTCGGTGCGCAAGGTATCCCTCTGACGGCCGGCCGCTCGATCGCGGTGGACAAATCGCTCCACGTCTACGGCACGCCGTTCTTCATCGAAGGCGAGCTGCCGATCGATTCCGAACGCGCGAAGACGCCGTTCCATCGGTTGATGATCGCGCAGGACACCGGCTCGGCCATCATCGGGCCCGCGCGCGCGGATCTCTATTTCGGCGCGGGTCAGGAGGCCGGCCGCGTCTCCGGGCGGCTGCGCCATGCCATGCATTTCGTGATGCTGGTGCCGAAGGGCGTAGATCCTACGGCGCGCGCCGCGCGGCTCCCCGTGCCGGACCCGCGGCCTTCGGAGAAGATCGCAAAACTGTTTCCGCAAACGGAGACTGCGAAGGACAAGTCGGCGGCAGCCGTGGCGCAAAGCACGAGCGAGACCGTCGCTGTCGCCGGTCCAGTCCCGCTACCGGTGCCGCGTCCCGTGATCGAGCCAGTTCAGGAGCCGCGGCGGCCGGTGAAAAATCGTTCCCATCGGCAGCAATGA